From the genome of Arthrobacter alpinus, one region includes:
- a CDS encoding potassium channel family protein, which translates to MTLVSVLHRVASNALRGRVVTYVICASALLVYIEALAMYDAEQNAPGSSITTFSEALWWSVVNVATVDYGDFTPVTGLGRGIDVCLMIGGTALLGVVTATLASWLVEKVSATESKAESATAEHAAQLLAEIRELRRTVEDAQLGRVAEVATAPR; encoded by the coding sequence GTGACACTGGTCAGCGTCCTTCACCGCGTAGCCAGCAACGCCCTGCGAGGACGCGTTGTCACCTACGTCATCTGCGCTTCAGCCTTGCTTGTCTACATTGAGGCGCTGGCCATGTATGACGCCGAGCAGAACGCGCCGGGCTCGTCGATCACGACCTTCTCTGAGGCGCTTTGGTGGTCAGTGGTCAACGTAGCCACCGTGGACTACGGTGATTTCACTCCGGTAACGGGCCTTGGCCGCGGCATTGACGTTTGCCTCATGATTGGCGGCACCGCGCTGCTTGGCGTTGTCACGGCCACATTGGCAAGCTGGCTCGTCGAGAAGGTGTCGGCCACAGAATCCAAGGCTGAAAGCGCAACCGCGGAACATGCGGCGCAGCTATTGGCCGAGATCCGGGAACTTCGCCGCACGGTGGAGGACGCACAGTTGGGGCGGGTCGCAGAGGTGGCAACTGCACCGAGGTAG